A window of Trichoderma atroviride chromosome 3, complete sequence contains these coding sequences:
- a CDS encoding uncharacterized protein (TransMembrane:9 (n9-20c25/26o315-338i822-843o855-878i899-923o935-958i965-983o995-1013i1025-1042o1054-1074i)~SECRETED:SignalP(1-25)), producing MAPLSCRGLLVGLVALLPSLTAAYANSSYNVDALRAQFALMDDRPKDCPPCFNCLLPAHTCAQYAGCNEFNGKCDCPDGFGGDDCLEPLCGSLGRGKDRPMRSGSSCECDEGWTGINCNVCTTNQACNALMETGSGGVCYQNGELVKYNNQICKVTNKKIADLLGQQKPQVTFTCKEEEETCDFQFWIDQVESFYCHLSDCASGAQYGIDKNTTAYKCNHIDCSCIPGRMMCGKDGSLDLTDFLDQAINGPGRFECTQKGGGAHDCAFKEPAMDDLITSLIGDSSILLDCQAGECLYETEVPGYHRPVKQINTPLIAGVIGGSSLFLAAVIIGTWYLSRRRLRYGAIRLEDSDDESTKLMVDHKPATLFFQNVAYTLNGKNILTGIQGVCQPGEVTAIMGASGAGKTTFLDILARKNKRGHVSGDFYVNGEKVNDIDYRNVVGFVDQEDTMLPTLTVHETILNSALLRLPRDMGRAAKEQRVIEVEKELGIYHIRDSLIGSEEGKGRGISGGEKRRVGIACELVTSPSILFLDEPTSGLDAYNAYNVVECLVTMAKNYKRTVIFTIHQPRSNIVALFDRLILLAQGKLVYSGLFSECQQYFDDIGYECPPGFNIADYLVDLTMHASSNQTVDDGRIDADGGSVGPSSTRAVKSVASTTIGSAGEVSAEPSLRPKNRRRDSVKVRQERELFTRRKAPGTAASSDAGGENQDGYRLQSNPINSQPSHQLDDPHDLPPPAMTGTDLDIITRSFAKSHIAASIRDDIQQAISGAEAANGSNTNGYAADGPNIYTSAVGKGYARIGYLRQFIIISGRTWKNLYRNPMLMLTHYAIAIILAVFSGYLFYGLTDDIPGFQNRLGLFFFLLALFGFSTLTSLNVFASERLLFTRERANGYYSPATYFAAKVLFDIIPLRIIPPILMGSIIYPMTGLVPDSAHFFKFMLVLVLFNLAAAAICLFIGIVCKDGGVANLIGSLVMLFSLLFAGFLLNHDATPKGALWLQTLSIFHYGFESLIVNEVIELTLVDKKYGLDITVPGAAILSSFGFQNGALWSDIRNLGIFAAAFVVLAYAAMHILLVEKR from the exons ATGGCGCCTCTCAGCTGTCGAGGCCTGCTCGTCGGGCTCGTGGCTCTACTGCCCTCTTTGACGGCGGCCTACGCCAATTCCAGCTACAATGTCGATGCTCTGCGAGCCCAGTTCGCGCTTATGGATGACCGCCCCAAGGATTGTCCGCCATG CTTCAACTGTCTCCTACCTGCCCATACCTGCGCGCAGTACGCCGGCTGTAACGAGTTCAATGGAAAATGCGACTGCCCCGATGGGTTCGGCGGTGACGACTGTCTCGAGCCAT TGTGTGGTTCCCTTGGGCGCGGCAAAGACCGACCGATGCGATCGGGCTCGTCTTGCGAATGTGACGAAGGCTGGACTGGCATCAACTGCAACGTCTGCACAACGAACCAAGCTTGTAATGCGCTGATGGAGACTGGCAGCGGAGGTGTCTGCTACCAGAATGGCGAACTCGTTAAATACAACAATCAGATCTGCAAAGTCACGAACAAGAAGATTGCCGACTTGCTTGGACAGCAAAAGCCTCAAGTTACATTTACctgcaaagaagaggaggaaactTGCGACTTCCAGT TCTGGATTGATCAAGTTGAATCTTTCTATTGCCACTTGTCAGATTGTGCATCTGGTGCACAGTACGGCATCGATAAGAATACCACAGCATACAAGTGCAACCACATCGACTGCAGTTGTATTCCTGGCCGTATGATGTGCGGCAAAGATGGTTCGCTCGACCTTACCGATTTTCTGGACCAAGCAATCAATGGCCCTGGCCGATTCGAGTGTACTCAAAAGGGCGGCGGTGCCCATGACTGTGCTTTCAAAGAGCCCGCAATGGACGATCTCATCACTAGCTTAATCGGCGACTCTAGTATCCTTCTAGACTGCCAAGCGGGCGAGTGCTTGTACGAGACTGAGGTGCCAGGTTATCACCGTCCGGTTAAGCAAATCAATACGCCCCTCATTGCTGGTGTTATTGGAGGATCTtcgctcttcttggcagccgTCATCATTGGAACGTGGTATTTGTCTCGCCGCAGGTTGCGTTATGGAGCAATTCGCCTCGAGGATTCCGACGATGAGAGCACCAAGCTCATGGTGGATCATAAGCCTgccactctcttcttccaaaatGTCGCCTATACTCTTAATGGAAAGAATATCCTGACTGGGATCCAAGGAGTTTGCCAGCCAGGGGAGGTGACTGCCATCATGGGAGCTTCAGGCGCGGGAAAGACAACGTTTCTGGATATTCTTGCTCGAAAGAATAAGCGTGGCCACGTCAGCGGAGATTTTTACGTCAATGGCGAAAAGGTCAATGATATCGATTATAGAAATGTGGTTGGATTCGTCGATCAAGAAGACACCATGCTGCCCACGCTTACCGTTCATGAGACTATCCTCAACAGCGCTCTGCTGAGACTTCCCCGGGATATGGGTCGTGCTGCCAAGGAGCAGAGAGTTATCGAGGTTGAGAAAGAGCTAGGAATTTATCACATTAGAGACTCTCTCATTGGTTccgaagaaggcaaaggccgtGGAATCTCTGGTGGTGAGAAACGACGCGTGGGAATTGCTTGCGAACTGGTCACCAGCCCctccatcctcttcctcgatgAGCCGACCAGTGGATTGGATGCTTATAATGCGTACAATGTCGTTGAATGCCTTGTTACCATGGCCAAAAACTACAAGCGAAccgtcatcttcaccatCCACCAACCTCGCTCCAACATCGTTGCGCTTTTTGATAGGCTCATCTTGCTGGCTCAGGGCAAATTGGTTTACTCTGGACTCTTTTCGGAATGCCAGCAATACTTCGATGATATTGGCTATGAGTGTCCCCCGGGCTTCAACATTGCCGACTACCTTGTGGATCTTACTATGCATGCGAGCAGCAACCAGACGGTAGACGACGGACGAATCGATGCCGACGGTGGAAGTGTTGGCCCAAGCAGTACGCGGGCTGTCAAATCCGTTGCAAGCACCACCATTGGAAGCGCTGGCGAGGTTAGTGCCGAGCCATCATTACGTCCCAAGAACCGACGCCGCGACTCGGTCAAGGTACGACAGGAACGAGAGCTCTTTACGCGTAGAAAGGCCCCTGGCACTGCCGCATCTTCAGATGCCGGAGGAGAGAACCAAGATGGCTATCGGCTCCAGAGCAACCCCATAAACTCTCAGCCCAGCCACCAGCTGGATGATCCTCATGACTTACCCCCTCCGGCTATGACAGGAACCGATCTGGATATCATCACTCGATCTTTTGCCAAGTCTCATATTGCTGCCTCTATCCGCGACGACATTCAGCAAGCAATCAGTGGAGCCGAAGCGGCAAATGGGTCAAATACGAACGGATATGCTGCAGACGGACCAAACATCTATACTAGCGCTGTTGGAAAAGGATACGCTCGGATTGGATACCTGCGCCAGTTTATCATCATCTCTGGGAGAACCTGGAAAAACCTGTACCGCAACCCAATGCTTATGCTCACACACTACGcaattgccatcatcttggcgGTTTTCTCCGGATACTTGTTCTATGGCCTCACTGATGATATTCCTGGCTTCCAAAACCGCCTTGGtttattcttctttctgctggCTCTCTTCGGCTTCAGTACTCTTACGAGTCTCAATGTATTTGCCAGCGAGCGTCTCCTTTTCACCCGAGAGCGAGCCAACGGCTACTATTCCCCAGCCACTTATTTTGCCGCCAAAGTCCTGTTCGATATTATTCCTTTGAGAATCATTCCACCGATTCTCATGGGTTCCATCATCTACCCAATGACGGGCTTGGTGCCAGATTCGGCGCATTTCTTCAAGTTCATGCTTGTTTTAGTCCTATTTaatctggcagcagcagccatctgtCTGTTTATCGGCATTGTTTGCAAGGACGGTGGTGTAGCCAACTTGATTGGTagcttggtgatgctgtTCAGCCTCCTCTTCGCTGGTTTCCTCCTTAATCACGACGCCACACCAAAGGGTGCTCTGTGGCTTCAGACCCTCTCTATTTTCCACTATGGCTTTGAATCGCTCATCGTCAACGAAGTCATAGAGCTTACACTGGTGGACAAAAAGTACGGCCTTGATATTACTGTCCCTGGTGCCGCTATTCTTAGCTCCTTTGGATTCCAAAACGGCGCCCTTTGGTCCGATATTAGAAACCTTGGTATCTTTGCCGCCGCCTTCGTCGTTCTCGCCTATGCCGCGATGCACATCTTGCTTGTCGAAAAGcgatga
- a CDS encoding uncharacterized protein (EggNog:ENOG41) — protein MSLYSAGNCLRPVVRQLSSTSRSFSTTPAILSNAVPPESPSYIRLPSPPQSQTDEVKPPRVRGSLPVPRQVFLRSEGDRKIKPDYINKTAPRSANAREPKNDSQRWKREMAETRRTNLEQGLKALYTRREKSDAIRNARVSRKFKENNEAAAAPEREDDRLTRSTVLDAILDTKTYPDPERFARAQRSQVKVQKKEKAKYEARRDALMELYINASSFIVQESELKAEIDEIFSEDYFRKQSQYFQRYGTTENAWGIYGKPPSIANMLETTTGNSTKLMDYYESEYDRSVKRQKRIAEEFTGGKME, from the coding sequence ATGTCGCTCTATTCTGCAGGCAACTGCCTCAGGCCAGTAGTTCGGCAATTGTCGTCTACTTCACGCAGCTTCTCAACAACCCCGGCCATTCTCTCCAATGCCGTCCCGCCCGAATCTCCCTCTTACATCCGACTTCCTTCCCCTCCTCAGTCTCAAACTGACGAAGTCAAGCCACCTCGAGTAAGAGGCTCACTGCCAGTGCCGCGGCAGGTGTTCCTTCGATCCGAAGGCGATCGCAAAATCAAGCCCGATTATATCAACAAGACAGCCCCGAGGTCTGCCAATGCACGGGAACCCAAGAACGATTCtcagagatggaagagagaaatggcTGAAACCCGAAGAACGAATCTTGAGCAAGGTTTGAAGGCACTCTATACACGCCGCGAGAAGAGCGATGCAATTAGGAACGCCCGCGTAAGCCGCAAATTCAAGGAGAACaacgaggctgctgctgcgccagaaagagaagacgacAGACTCACGCGAAGCACCGTCCTGGATGCTATTCTGGACACCAAAACATACCCCGACCCAGAGCGCTTTGCCCGTGCCCAGCGTAGCCAGGTCAAGGtccagaagaaagagaaggctAAATACGAAGCTCGACGGGATGCTCTTATGGAGCTGTATATCAACGCCTCCAGCTTCATCGTCCAGGAAAGCGAGCTCAAGGCtgagattgatgagattttCAGCGAGGACTACTTCAGGAAACAAAGTCAATACTTCCAACGGTATGGTACAACCGAAAACGCTTGGGGAATCTACGGAAAGCCTCCCTCCATCGCAAACATGCTGGAAACCACAACTGGAAATTCAACCAAGCTCATGGATTACTACGAGTCCGAATATGATCGCTCCGTTAAGCGGCAGAAGAGGATTGCTGAGGAATTTACGGGAGGCAAAATGGAGTAG
- a CDS encoding uncharacterized protein (BUSCO:EOG092D1L93) gives MGTGKKEAARRVRQGKTGDGMGNVRVKGENFYRDAKKVKLANMYKDGKAQRDADGKITKAASFQSRDIPNARIEPNRKWFTNTRVVSQDTLTAFREAMAEKAKDPYQVLLKSNKLPMSLIHDGGKDNNTTNGIKQHKAKMTIETSPFAGVFGPKAQRKRVKLSVSTVDDLADDTEKSMETYEERLEHNRLLSGNGEEPESLTMAIEPVFDKGQSKRIWNELYKVIDSSDVVIHVLDARDPIGTRCKSVEKYLKEEAPHKHLIFVLNKCDLVPTSVAAAWVRALSKEVPTLAFHASINNSFGKGSLIQLLRQFSALHTDRKQISVGLIGGPNTGKSSIINTLSKKKVCTVAPIPGETKVWQYVSLMKRIYLIDCPGIVPPSGTDTPTDLVLRGVARVEKVEHPAQYIDALLSRVKQNHMEKTYDIRGWRNGTELLELLARKGGRLLRGGEPDLDGVAKMVLNDFMRGRIPWFTPAPKLSEEDEEEGSGNVNGRRGKLGEMPRKRPASETLDDAEEANAEVPGKEADGDESSDSEFEGLGSDTEEALSRKPSFGATSGAQSDAESNSDDVLSVNDLSDDEASKEATPVTQISSDKPGRSNKRQRR, from the exons ATGGGAACCggaaagaaggaagccgCCCGGCGCGTGCGCCAGGGCAAGACtggagatgggatgggaAATGTTCGCGTCAAGGGCGAGAACTTCTATCG CGATGCGAAGAAGGTGAAGCTCGCGAACATGTACAAGGATGGCAAGGCTCAGAGAGACGCGGACGGGAAAATCACAAAGGCTGCGAGCTTCCAGTCAAGAGACATCCCCAACGCCCGAATCGAGCCAAACCGCAAGTGGTTCACCAACACTCGCGTCGTCTCCCAGGACACTCTCACAGCCTTCCGcgaggccatggctgaaaaggccaaggaccCTTACCAGGTTCTGCTCAAGTCAAATAAGCTTCCCATGAGTCTCATCCACGACGGAGGCAAGgacaacaacaccaccaatggcatcaagcagcacaaggccaagatgacGATTGAGACGTCGCCGTTTGCGGGTGTCTTTGGCCCCAAGGCCCAGCGCAAGCGTGTCAAGCTTTCTGTCAGCACTGTTGATGACCTTGCTGATGACACCGAGAAGAGCATGGAGACTTATGAAGAGCGCCTGGAGCACAACAGGCTTCTGAGTGGAAATGGCGAGGAGCCCGAGTCACTTACTATGGCTATCGAACCTGTGTTTGATAAGGGCCAGAGTAAGCGTATTTGGAACGAGCTCTACAAGGTCATTGACTCTTCGGATGTGGTCATTCACGTTCTTGACGCCAGAGATCCTATTGGAACTCGATGCAAGAGTGTTGAGAAGTACCTCAAGGAAGAGGCACCTCACAAGCACCTCATCTTTGTCCTCAACAAGTGTGACTTGGTTCCCACAAGCGTTGCT GCCGCCTGGGTACGAGCTCTCTCCAAAGAGGTTCCCACGCTTGCTTTCCACGCAAGCATCAACAACTCGTTCGGAAAAGGATCTTTGATCCAGCTACTGAGACAGTTCTCTGCTCTTCACACGGACAGGAAACAGATTTCTGTCGGTCTGATTGGTGGCCCCAACACGGGAAAgtcttccatcatcaacactCTGTCCAAGAAGAAAGTCTGCACCGTGGCCCCTATTCCTGGTGAGACTAAGGTGTGGCAATACGTAAGCTTAATGAAGCGTATCTACCTTATCGACTGCCCCGGTATTGTGCCTCCCTCTGGCACTGATACGCCAACCGATCTCGTCCTACGAGGCGTGGCGCGTGTCGAAAAGGTGGAGCACCCAGCGCAATACATCGATGCTCTACTGAGCCGTGTCAAGCAAAACCATATGGAGAAGACATATGACATCAGGGGATGGCGAAACGGAACAGAGCTTCTTGAGCTACTTGCTCGGAAAGGAGGCCGTCTACTCCGCGGAGGAGAGCCTGACCTGGATGGCGTAGCGAAAATGGTGCTAAACGATTTCATGAGGGGCAGAATCCCCTGGTTCACCCCAGCTCCTAAACTGagtgaagaggatgaggaagagggaagTGGCAATGTCAATGGCCGCCGCGGCAAACTGGGTGAGATGCCCCGGAAGCGACCCGCTTCCGAGACATTGGATGacgctgaagaagccaaCGCCGAAGTCCCCGGAAAGGAAGCTGACGGGGACGAGTCCTCGGACAGTGAGTTTGAGGGGTTGGGCAGCGACACTGAAGAGGCCTTGTCAAGAAAACCTTCTTTTGGTGCTACCAGTGGAGCTCAAAGCGATGCTGAGAGCAACTCTGACGATGTCTTGTCCGTTAACGACCTGAGCGATGACGAAGCTTCCAAGGAAGCTACTCCCGTTACCCAAATCTCATCTGACAAGCCTGGTCGCTCCAACAAGCGACAGCGTCGTTGA
- a CDS encoding uncharacterized protein (EggNog:ENOG41~SECRETED:SignalP(1-17)), with amino-acid sequence MLYSLLALGLGTALTEAAVVRTSGCQLHFTASGAISGPVGEISSGQVRAGSGVSSTSFTLQGSQLFDDKGRGCWWTPPAHVLQCDKNQNPDNGFKVGCDGSVSFNGQTEFWECQTGESGQYNVYLNGGQGVNCHQITLKADNCHSGCPPPPPPPPPAQSSSPPPPPHQKTCPANLNGPYEFPPPHHPCGQDQARQRPGNILLRRSLQQRLLHLQL; translated from the exons ATGTTATACTCTCTActtgctcttggccttggtACGGCCCTGACTGAGGCTGCCGTTGTGCGGACTTCTGGCTGCCAGTTACACTTTACAGCTTCAGGAGCCATTTCTGGTCCTGTTGGCGAGATCTCGTCAGGCCAGGTGCGAGCTGGCAGCGGTGTGAGCTCGACAAGTTTCACCCTGCAGGGAAGTCAGCTCTTCGATGACAAGGGCCGCGGCTGTTGGTGGACTC CGCCTGCCCATGTGCTCCAGTGCGACAAGAACCAGAACCCAGACAATGGATTCAAGGTTGGATGTGACGGCTCTGTCTCGTTTAATGGACAGACGGAGTTTTGGGAGTGCCAGACAGGAGAGAGTGGCCAATACAACGTCTATCTGAATGGAGGACAAGGGGTCAACTGCCACCAGATCACGCTCAAGGCTGATAACTGTCACTCGGGATgcccaccaccaccaccgccgccaccaccagcacaATCATCatcccctcctcctccgcctcatCAAAAGACCTGCCCGGCCAACCTCAACGGCCCCTACGAGTTCCCCCCACCTCATCATCCCTGTGGACAAGACCAAGCCAGACAACGCCCCGGGAACATCCTTCTTCGGCGAAGTctccagcagcgtctcctccatcttcaactttga
- a CDS encoding uncharacterized protein (EggNog:ENOG41), whose translation MKDKVVVISGGGRGLGLVQAEALLEAGAVVHCIDRLPDPTSDPESEFSRVAKRAKEELNTSLTYHELDIRNVPELNNIFRGIADERGRLDGCLAAAGINYESPALDYTPEESDRMMSINVSGAFMTAQAAARQMVRLGTPGSICMIASMSGTVANRGMFAPVYNASKAAVMQLARSLAAEWGQYGIRVNTLSPGYILTQMLLNLFDDYPERKEQWPKENMLQRFSVPKEYRGAAVFLLSDASSFMTGSDLRIDGGHSAW comes from the exons ATGAAGGACAAGGTCGTTGTAATCAGTGGCGGTGGAAGAGGATTGGGCCTGGTACAGGCCGAAGCACTTCTTGAAGCAGGTGCCGTTG TGCACTGCATTGACAGACTGCCCGATCCTACCTCAGATCCAGAGTCGGAGTTCTCTCGTGTAGCCAAgcgcgccaaagaagagttGAACACCAGTCTGACATACCACGAGCTGGATATTCGTAACGTGCCTGAATTGAACAACATCTTCAGAGGCATTGCAGATGAGAGAGGTCGTTTGGACGGCTGccttgctgccgctggaatCAACTATGAGAGCCCGGCTCTCGACTACACTCCCGAAGAGTCTGATCGCATGATGAGCATCAATGTCTCGGGCGCTTTCATGACTGCTCAAGCCGCTGCTCGCCAGATGGTCCGACTGGGAACGCCTGGCAGCATCTGCATGATTGCCAGCATGAGCGGCACCGTTGCCAACCGTGGCATGTTTGCTCC AGTATACAAcgcctccaaggccgccgTTATGCAGCTGGCCCGAAGCTTGGCTGCTGAGTGGGGCCAGTATGGCATCCGCGTCAACACTCTCTCTCCCGGATACATCCTGacgcagatgctgctgaaCCTGTTCGATGACTACCCCGAGCGAAAGGAGCAGTGGCCCAAGGAGAACATGCTTCAGCGATTCAGCGTCCCCAAGGAATATCGCGGTGCCGCCGTATTTCTGCTCAGCGACGCCAGCAGCTTCATGACAGGAAGCGATCTCCGTATTGACGGTGGACATTCTGCTTGGTAA
- a CDS encoding uncharacterized protein (EggNog:ENOG41): protein MGASSSKAAARGAARKYPTRSPGAVPQATTQRARPQQPAPRGDGSKDEAIRADAMDPDFAPGDFSKRLHQMGIVQPNPTFSPSSTAAPNFSPESLAVPPGPLFPPAKQNTTLTVLEARRRLERVADEDLEIMGREGGRCRMANMRTILDAVHLLSRDVPVADIEKRLRVTPGFLGKLGPAGVLTHIPAN from the exons ATGGGCGCCTCTTCATCCAAAGCAGCGGCTCGCGGAGCAGCTCGCAAGTATCCCACCAGATCACCTGGAGCTGTGCCTCAAGCTACCACTCAGAGGGCGAGACCTCAGCAGCCTGCGCCTCGCGGAGATGGGTCTAAAGACGAAG CAATTCGCGCTGATGCCATGGATCCTGACTTTGCCCCCGGCGACTTCTCTAAACGCCTCCACCAGATGGGCATCGTGCAGCCAAACCCTACGTTCTCGCCCTCTTCTACCGCAGCGCCCAATTTCTCGCCTGAATCACTGGCCGTACCTCCAGGACCGCTATTTCCACCGGCCAAGCAAAACACCACGCTCACTGTGCTCGAAGCTCGGCGCCGTTTGGAGCGAGTTGCTGACGAAGATCTTGAGATTATGGGTCGCGAGGGAGGTCGATGCCGCATGGCCAATATGAGAACCATCCTTGATGCTGTTCATCTCTTGAGCCGTGATGTTCCTGTCGCTGATATTGAGAAGAGACTGAGAGTCACTCCCGGATTCCTGGGCAAACTAGGACCCGCAGGCGTTTTGACACACATTCCCGCGAATTAA
- a CDS encoding uncharacterized protein (TransMembrane:11 (i240-260o266-290i315-333o353-372i381-401o421-441i453-477o501-523i544-562o568-590i602-626o)), translated as MSEPDLVASVDSPSNSDAVQRQAAILHKHLPEGYSADPEVSLANEPVEVAVEPILAASASQDLFESPAASATDLGTTNNGQNGQDGSSDATPTLETLESSLKLQGGDIHRDMFKIRAKAGSIRRSNTFSHHPSPHLGPSGELTASEQLEPGGFRRQHLRRRARQREQSGLVVASTFVDFLDLYGSFAGEALEDTDEDEDESAVTDESEEVPDEQRPLLRRPKTDRRKSSRRLSREGDASTVKTFFTLLKAFIGTGILFLPKAFRNGGILFSSLALISVSLINCFCFRMLLDCRQKYGGGYGELGESIVGPRFRSLILASIAISQLGFVCSGLIFTAENLYSFLNAVTKDASHIGVAGIIALQFLPLIPLALIRNISKLGPVALVADAFILIGLVYIWYYDIGSLARHGMDPSVRLFNPSDFPLTLGSAIFTFEGIGLILPIQSSMKKPHQFKGLLYFVMFLITAIFTSVGALCYATFGENTKIQIISNFPQDSPVVNAVQFLYSLAVLAGEPVQLFPAVRILETSIFGERATGKRSLAIKWKKNGLRTLAIAVCICVAIFGASDLDKFVALIGGVACVPLVYIYPAYLHYKGVAETSWEKGLDISTMVIGTIAMAYTSSVTLVQWIRG; from the coding sequence ATGTCTGAACCGGATCTCGTCGCCTCGGTCGACAGCCCGAGCAACTCAGATGCCGTGCAGCGGCAGGCTGCAATTCTTCATAAACACCTCCCAGAGGGCTACTCGGCTGATCCAGAGGTTAGCTTGGCCAACGAACCCGTCGAGGTCGCCGTGGAACCCATTCTCGCTGCGTCCGCCAGCCAAGATCTCTTCGAATCTCCTGCAGCGTCTGCGACGGATTTGGGCACTACCAACAATGGTCAGAATGGGCAGGATGGCAGCAGTGATGCAACGCCGACTTTGGAGACGTTAGAATCGTCCCTGAAGCTACAAGGCGGCGATATCCATCGTGACATGTTCAAGATCAGGGCCAAAGCGGGCTCCATCCGCCGATCCAACACCTTCTCTCACCATCCCTCGCCTCACCTGGGCCCATCTGGCGAGCTGACGGCCtctgagcagcttgagcCGGGCGGATTTAGGCGGCAGCATCTGCGTCGGCGAGCTCGGCAAAGAGAGCAGAGCGGCCTTGTTGTGGCTTCTACCTTTGTGGATTTCCTCGACTTGTACGGGAGCTTTGCGGGTGAAGCGCTCGAAGAcaccgacgaggacgaggacgaatCTGCAGTCACTGATGAGTCTGAAGAAGTCCCTGACGAACAGCGCCCGCTGCTCAGGCGACCCAAGACCGATCGCCGGAAAAGCTCTCGACGCCTCAGCCGGGAGGGTGACGCCAGCACCGTAAAGACCTTCTTCACGCTCCTCAAAGCTTTTATTGGCACAGGCATCCTATTCTTGCCAAAGGCCTTCCGCAACGGAGGCATCCTCTTCTCATCACTTGCTCTTATTTCTGTTTCGCTGATCAATTGCTTCTGTTTCCGCATGCTGCTTGACTGTCGTCAGAAGTATGGCGGTGGTTACGGAGAGCTTGGAGAATCCATCGTCGGTCCTCGCTTTCGAAGCCTTATCCTCGCCTCAATTGCGATTTCTCAGCTCGGCTTCGTCTGCTCAGGCCTCATTTTCACGGCCGAAAATTTGTATTCTTTTCTCAACGCCGTGACGAAAGACGCTAGTCATATTGGAGTGGCAGGTATCATTGCGCTGCAATTTCTCCCTCTCATTCCGCTAGCTTTAATTCGCAACATCTCCAAACTGGGGCCTGTCGCGCTTGTGGCTGATGCGTTTATCCTTATCGGACTTGTATACATTTGGTACTACGATATTGGCAGCCTGGCCAGGCACGGCATGGACCCGAGTGTTAGGCTCTTCAATCCTTCAGACTTTCCGCTCACTCTCGGCTCGGCCATTTTTACATTTGAAGGAATTGGCTTAATCCTCCCGATCCAATCGAGCATGAAGAAACCACATCAATTCAAAGGACTTTTGTACTTTGTCATGTTCCTCATCACCGCCATCTTCACGTCGGTTGGAGCTCTCTGTTACGCTACGTTTGGTGAGAACACCAAGATTCAGATCATCTCCAACTTCCCACAAGACTCGCCTGTCGTCAATGCGGTTCAGTTCCTCTACTCGCTCGCGGTGCTAGCAGGTGAACCTGTGCAGCTGTTTCCCGCCGTGCGTATCTTGGAGACTTCGATATTCGGCGAGCGAGCTACAGGGAAACGGAGCCTTGCAAtcaaatggaagaaaaatgGGCTTCGGACTTTGGCCATTGCTGTTTGCATTTGCGTCGCTATATTTGGAGCAAGTGATTTGGATAAGTTTGTGGCCTTGATCGGAGGTGTTGCGTGTGTTCCACTGGTCTACATCTACCCTGCTTATCTGCATTACAAGGGTGTTGCAGAGACTTCGTGGGAGAAGGGTTTGGATATCTCGACAATGGTCATCGGAACAATTGCGATGGCATACACGAGCTCTGTCACACTTGTGCAGTGGATTCGAGGCTGA
- a CDS encoding uncharacterized protein (EggNog:ENOG41~BUSCO:EOG092D4A0Q), whose product MDPLESMSTGGPLPKNFDAENASNMEDMEKQFAVKVVQHMATYWAILEKVKGSSLRLTKIDDEIYEHLKEAFPEFDPAATIDEDEMKSKTGKERWRAFMMKYEKTVDDFNFGTMVRNNAKAEYEQDSTIFVPRMQFYAVEIARNRNGLNDWIYEKAQEEKNKSN is encoded by the exons ATGGATCCTTTAGAGAGCATGTCCACCGGGGGCCCCCTGCCCAAGAACTTTGACGCCGAAAATGCGAGCAACATGGAGGAT ATGGAGAAGCAATTCGCAGTCAAGG TCGTTCAGCACATGGCCACCTACTGGGCCATTCTcgaaaaggtcaagggcTCAAGTCTGCGACTCACCAAGATCGACGACGAAATCTACGAGCACCTCAAGGAGGCCTTCCCCGAGTTCGACCCCGCCGCCACAatcgacgaggacgagatgaagagcaagacCGGCAAGGAGAGGTGGCGCGCCTTCATGATGAAGTACGAGAAGACGGTGGACGACTTCAACTTTGGCACCATGGTGCGCAACAATGCCAAGGCAGAATACGAGCAGGACTCAACCATCTTTG TCCCCCGCATGCAGTTCTATGCTGTTGAAATTGCCCG AAACCGAAATGGCCTGAACGACTGGATATATGAAAAGGCacaggaagagaagaacaagtcCAACTAA